A genome region from Variovorax paradoxus includes the following:
- a CDS encoding Gfo/Idh/MocA family protein has protein sequence MATQRLGIIMHGVTGRMGMNQHLIRSICAIRAQGGVTLSNGDKVMPDPILIGRNAEKMEALAKAHNIPRWGTDLDKALENKDDTIFFDAGTTQMRPTLLAKAIRAGKHVYCEKPIATNLNEAVEIARLAEGSGLKHGAVQDKLFLPGLRKLDMLRRAGFFGRMLSVRLEFGYWVFEGDLQPIQRPSWNYRKEDGGGMILDMMCHWRYVLDNLFGEVKSVSCLGTTHIPKRWDEAGNAYEATADDAAYATCELTGHNGEPVIAQINMSWVTRVRRDDLVTFHVDGTDGSAVAGLSSCRAQSRVATPRPVWNPDEKQTMNFFDQWQEIPDSQVYDNGFKIQWEHFIRHVVENAPYKWTLPEGAKGVQLVEAALESWQDRRWVDVPTLKI, from the coding sequence ATGGCCACCCAACGTCTCGGAATCATCATGCACGGCGTCACCGGCCGCATGGGCATGAACCAGCATCTGATCCGCTCGATCTGCGCCATCCGCGCGCAGGGCGGCGTGACGCTGTCGAACGGCGACAAGGTCATGCCCGACCCGATCCTCATCGGCCGCAACGCCGAGAAGATGGAAGCACTGGCCAAGGCGCACAACATCCCGCGCTGGGGCACCGACCTCGACAAGGCGCTGGAGAACAAGGACGACACCATCTTCTTCGACGCCGGCACCACGCAGATGCGCCCCACCCTGCTGGCCAAGGCGATCCGCGCCGGCAAGCACGTGTACTGCGAGAAGCCCATTGCCACCAACCTGAACGAGGCGGTGGAAATCGCGCGCCTGGCCGAAGGCTCGGGCCTGAAGCACGGCGCGGTGCAGGACAAGCTCTTCCTGCCCGGCCTGCGCAAGCTCGACATGCTGCGCCGCGCCGGCTTCTTCGGCCGCATGCTCAGCGTGCGCCTGGAGTTCGGCTACTGGGTGTTCGAGGGCGACCTGCAGCCCATCCAGCGCCCGAGCTGGAACTACCGCAAGGAAGACGGCGGCGGCATGATCCTGGACATGATGTGCCACTGGCGCTACGTGCTGGACAACCTGTTCGGCGAGGTGAAATCGGTGTCGTGCCTGGGCACCACCCACATTCCCAAGCGCTGGGACGAGGCCGGCAACGCCTACGAGGCCACGGCCGACGACGCTGCCTACGCCACCTGCGAACTCACCGGCCACAACGGCGAGCCGGTCATCGCGCAGATCAACATGAGCTGGGTCACGCGCGTGCGCCGCGACGACCTCGTGACCTTCCACGTCGACGGCACCGACGGCTCCGCCGTGGCCGGCCTGTCGAGCTGCCGCGCCCAGTCGCGCGTGGCCACGCCGCGCCCGGTGTGGAACCCCGACGAAAAGCAGACCATGAACTTCTTCGACCAGTGGCAGGAAATTCCGGACTCGCAGGTCTACGACAACGGCTTCAAGATCCAGTGGGAACACTTCATTCGTCACGTGGTCGAGAACGCGCCCTACAAGTGGACGCTGCCCGAAGGCGCCAAGGGCGTGCAGCTGGTCGAGGCCGCGCTCGAATCGTGGCAGGACCGCCGCTGGGTCGACGTGCCCACGCTGAAGATCTGA
- a CDS encoding dihydrodipicolinate synthase family protein, whose translation MALSLTLPTSGGTLAPYALRGIAPARPDAGVKFNRIAYSAAHVVADPLAAIDPWLQCAVDWDTTIAYRRHLFSLGLGVAEAMDTAQRGMGLDWPTSLELIRRSLDAAKDVPGALVASGCGTDHLNIDDVKSVDDVIRGYEEQMAAIEKLGGKLIVMASRALARVAKSPADYERVYDRILSQAKQPVVLHWLGDMFDPALAGYWGTKDVDAAMGTALGIIAAHPDKVDGIKISLLDKDKEIAMRRRLPPGVRMYTGDDFNYAELIAGDGFGSEPTHGKSDALLGIFDAIAPAASAALGALAQGNEKKFHDILGPTVPLSRHIFAAPTRFYKTGVVFMAWLNGHQKHFTMVGGQQSTRSLQHFAELFRLADAANLLEQPELAVRRMKTLLALHGVEG comes from the coding sequence ATGGCTCTCTCGCTGACCCTTCCCACCTCCGGCGGCACGCTCGCGCCCTACGCACTGCGCGGCATCGCGCCGGCCAGGCCCGATGCGGGCGTGAAATTCAACCGCATCGCCTACTCGGCCGCGCACGTGGTGGCCGATCCGCTGGCGGCCATCGACCCGTGGCTGCAGTGTGCGGTCGACTGGGACACCACCATCGCCTACCGCCGCCACCTGTTCTCGCTGGGCCTGGGCGTGGCCGAGGCCATGGACACCGCGCAGCGTGGCATGGGCCTGGACTGGCCCACCTCGCTCGAGCTGATCCGCCGCTCGCTCGATGCCGCGAAGGACGTGCCCGGCGCGCTCGTGGCCTCGGGCTGCGGCACCGACCACCTGAACATCGACGACGTGAAGAGCGTCGACGACGTCATTCGCGGCTACGAAGAGCAGATGGCGGCCATCGAGAAGCTGGGCGGCAAGCTCATCGTCATGGCCAGCCGCGCGCTGGCCCGCGTGGCGAAGAGCCCCGCCGACTACGAGCGCGTGTACGACCGCATCCTGAGCCAGGCGAAGCAGCCGGTGGTGCTGCACTGGCTCGGCGACATGTTCGACCCCGCGCTGGCGGGCTACTGGGGCACCAAGGACGTCGACGCGGCCATGGGCACTGCGCTGGGCATCATCGCCGCGCACCCGGACAAGGTCGACGGCATCAAGATCTCCCTGCTCGACAAGGACAAGGAAATCGCGATGCGCCGCCGCCTGCCCCCGGGCGTGCGCATGTATACCGGCGACGACTTCAACTACGCCGAGCTGATCGCGGGCGACGGCTTCGGCAGCGAACCCACGCACGGCAAGAGCGATGCGCTGCTGGGCATCTTCGACGCCATCGCGCCCGCCGCCAGTGCCGCCCTCGGTGCGCTGGCGCAGGGCAACGAAAAGAAGTTCCACGACATCCTCGGCCCCACCGTGCCGCTGTCGCGCCACATCTTCGCGGCGCCCACGCGCTTCTACAAGACCGGCGTGGTGTTCATGGCCTGGCTCAACGGCCACCAGAAGCACTTCACCATGGTTGGCGGCCAGCAGAGCACGCGCTCGCTGCAGCACTTCGCCGAGCTGTTCAGGCTGGCCGATGCGGCCAACCTGCTGGAGCAGCCCGAGCTGGCGGTGCGGCGCATGAAGACGCTGCTGGCCCTGCACGGCGTGGAAGGCTGA
- a CDS encoding sugar phosphate isomerase/epimerase family protein has product MRDFSQNHDWLSINTATVRKQSGAEVPLDRIIDQCAERGIRAISPWRDQVAAVGLDEVASQLKAHGIGLSGYCRGGFFPAPDAAGLKAALEDNRRAIDEARTLDAPCLVLVVGALPGALDGKAAYKDIGRARSEVRDGIAASLEYAREVGMPLAIEPLHPMQAADRACINTLEHALDLCDELDAGKSGMLGVALDIYHVWWDPKLQQQIARAGRERLLAYHVCDWLTPTRDLLSDRGMMGDGVVELKKIRGWVEDAGFAGFSEVEIFSNLDWWQRTGAETLDVCIERHKQAV; this is encoded by the coding sequence ATGCGCGATTTCTCGCAGAACCACGACTGGCTGTCGATCAACACCGCGACGGTGCGCAAGCAGTCGGGCGCCGAGGTGCCGCTGGACCGCATCATCGACCAGTGCGCCGAACGCGGCATCCGCGCGATCAGCCCCTGGCGCGACCAGGTGGCGGCCGTCGGCCTCGACGAGGTCGCCAGCCAGCTGAAGGCGCACGGCATCGGCCTCTCGGGCTACTGCCGCGGCGGCTTCTTTCCCGCACCTGACGCAGCCGGCCTGAAAGCAGCGCTGGAAGACAACCGCCGCGCCATCGACGAGGCGAGGACTCTGGACGCCCCCTGCCTCGTGCTGGTGGTCGGCGCCCTGCCCGGCGCGCTCGACGGCAAGGCCGCCTACAAGGACATTGGCCGTGCCCGCAGCGAGGTGCGCGACGGCATCGCCGCCTCGCTCGAATACGCCCGCGAGGTCGGCATGCCGCTCGCCATCGAGCCCCTTCATCCGATGCAGGCGGCCGACCGTGCCTGCATCAACACGCTCGAACATGCGCTCGACCTGTGCGACGAACTCGACGCGGGCAAGAGCGGCATGCTTGGCGTGGCGCTGGACATCTACCACGTGTGGTGGGACCCGAAGCTGCAGCAGCAGATCGCCCGCGCCGGCCGCGAGCGCCTGCTGGCGTACCACGTCTGCGACTGGCTCACGCCTACGCGCGATCTGCTGAGTGATCGCGGGATGATGGGTGATGGCGTGGTCGAGTTGAAAAAGATCCGCGGGTGGGTGGAGGACGCGGGCTTCGCGGGGTTCAGCGAGGTGGAGATTTTTTCGAATCTCGACTGGTGGCAGAGGACTGGTGCAGAGACGCTGGACGTCTGCATCGAGCGGCACAAGCAGGCTGTCTAG